The Methylomonas koyamae genome has a segment encoding these proteins:
- the efp gene encoding elongation factor P: MATFSTNEFKGGLKIMLDNDPCAIIENEFVKPGKGQAFNRVKIRNLKTGRVIERTFKSGDTVEGADVVDKEMQYLYSDGEFWHFMVPDTFEQYQADKNAVSEAIKWLKEQDICTMTLWNDSPLSVTPPNFVELAITETDPGLKGDTSGGGGKPATLETGAVVRVPLFVQTGEVIKVDTRTGEYVSRVKE, translated from the coding sequence ATGGCGACTTTTAGCACCAACGAGTTCAAGGGCGGTTTGAAGATCATGCTGGATAACGACCCTTGCGCGATTATCGAGAACGAGTTCGTTAAGCCCGGTAAAGGCCAAGCCTTCAACCGGGTCAAGATCCGCAATCTGAAAACCGGCCGGGTAATCGAGCGCACTTTCAAATCCGGCGATACCGTGGAGGGTGCCGACGTCGTCGATAAGGAAATGCAATATCTGTACAGCGACGGCGAATTCTGGCACTTCATGGTGCCTGACACGTTCGAACAGTACCAAGCCGACAAAAACGCCGTGTCCGAAGCCATCAAATGGTTGAAGGAGCAGGATATCTGCACGATGACCTTGTGGAACGATTCGCCGCTATCCGTGACTCCGCCTAATTTCGTCGAATTGGCGATTACCGAAACCGATCCGGGCTTAAAGGGCGATACTTCCGGTGGCGGTGGCAAGCCGGCGACGCTGGAAACCGGCGCCGTGGTGCGGGTGCCGCTGTTCGTGCAAACCGGCGAAGTGATCAAAGTCGATACCCGTACCGGCGAGTACGTCTCCCGCGTCAAAGAATAG
- a CDS encoding PP2C family protein-serine/threonine phosphatase produces the protein MLAELEFYQLTSIGNREVNQDCMAHRVCNEYALFVVADGLGGHHGGEKASQYFCRCLIALADKYRSSIQSRGVPAVQDWIVEAVAGMRELFAGDPVALNAHTTCAVLYLDAEQAITAHCGDSRIYRLNAERVLWRTKDHSLPQQLFDEGKISEWEMGVHPDQHKLTRSINALYPPVVDIVSCPPITSGETFILCSDGFWEFVKEPELLQLSQPASAKPELQKMAKMAVLRAQGKSDNVTVQWVRKR, from the coding sequence ATGCTGGCGGAACTCGAGTTTTACCAATTGACCTCGATCGGTAATCGCGAGGTCAATCAGGATTGTATGGCGCATCGGGTGTGTAACGAATATGCCTTGTTCGTGGTTGCAGACGGTTTGGGCGGACATCATGGCGGGGAAAAAGCCTCGCAATATTTTTGCCGCTGTTTGATTGCGTTAGCGGACAAGTATCGCTCATCTATTCAAAGCCGCGGCGTGCCGGCCGTGCAGGATTGGATTGTCGAGGCCGTGGCCGGGATGCGCGAGCTGTTTGCCGGCGATCCGGTCGCGCTGAATGCGCATACGACTTGTGCGGTACTGTATCTGGACGCGGAGCAGGCCATCACCGCACACTGCGGCGATTCGCGAATTTACCGGCTGAACGCCGAACGGGTATTGTGGCGGACCAAAGACCATTCGCTGCCGCAGCAATTGTTCGACGAAGGCAAGATCAGCGAATGGGAAATGGGCGTCCATCCAGACCAGCATAAATTGACGCGGAGTATTAACGCCTTGTATCCGCCGGTTGTCGATATAGTCAGTTGTCCGCCGATAACGAGCGGCGAGACCTTCATCTTATGCAGCGACGGTTTTTGGGAGTTTGTCAAAGAGCCCGAATTGTTGCAATTGTCGCAACCGGCCAGCGCCAAACCGGAGTTGCAGAAGATGGCGAAAATGGCCGTGCTGCGGGCTCAGGGCAAAAGCGATAACGTCACGGTGCAATGGGTGCGCAAACGTTAA
- a CDS encoding PAS domain-containing protein — protein sequence MTDNASEPSEQLPRLALIGACLLLLCDVAVTLFQHVSNRSALSDFLSLVLPGITALLVFGGLLLRPPRDTSLASRIRRNYDVLDYPVVVADNACRIRGLNRAAELVAGKSGEELLNLPIHAWFHPRQFDESECRLCQHIKAGKAMAGADFAFPGDRWQEISLQRLSSRNNCELIEFHIDVTPRKRVEEQLTLAIDGAQLGYWDWEYPTGKHIVNQRWLDMLGLNPDELDNYVSDWSQRLHPDDRERVRTIVDKHIACRRPYVVEFRMRHKLGHWVWIQGSGAVVAHDPVSGRPTRLCGTHQDISQRKQSETNLQAAYQIISRSGAVVLKWNNSEGLPVEFATENARQLFGYGAEQLVNGGMFYANLIHPDDLAAFQREIEAGGETLECQEIVHQPYRIVTHGGGIKWVQDRKMIVRNEQGRITDYQGLVSDITQQRQQNRAIRNIISSTVPQNAESLLDNLTLLTLETLGADYALVAEVLENGRARSLCLCAHGKIVPNQEFNLLDSPCRTVADGRICCFESGVSQLFPAAEWLQALNIEGYLGIPLQDKQQKSFGYIAVSYCKPIPDATFATDILKLLALQISAELARSRAIDALQDQQQRLLDAQSISHIGDWRWRLADGHFSWSDEMYRITATNKQDFSPDFSAIVTRLVHPEDQAFFKSAMQNGVHGGIIDFRHRIVLSNKEIRHVHQRGKALRDADNKTVGVQGTMQDITDRLQAEQRLLEAKQQAEQATRVKSEFLANMSHEIRTPMNAIIGLVELCLNTGITAKQRDYLERVETASRSLMTIIDDILDFSKMEAGKMQLESTPFVLEEMLDNVFSTMSELSARKGLALVRPPADQTRLAVVGDPQRLRQIFINLIGNAIKFTEQGEIKVTLNELSRSAQQTCMQFSISDTGIGMNAEMQARLFQAFSQGDSSVTRNYGGTGLGLIISKQLVEQMGGSISVSSRENVGSTFTFSVKLGISNMASIRQAQYQRKNTLDVDKLHTIAGARVLLVEDNEVNRIVAIELLNQAGIEVEVAENGEIALQKLQQTAFDCVLMDVQMPVMDGYQTTQQLRSIPGCQTLPVIAMTANAMSNDRNKCLQADMDDFVSKPILPETLYAALVKWITPRNLTQPNLPPPDAANNHIPYLYGIDSMVGLQHTAGNRTVYRKILQKFAENHADTMNEINQALADNNYDKVYQLVHTLKGLVGSLGALQLQSHLFRLEECLAANSSERANQAAIEHNIAATASEMAKVIRGINSALPAGAEPEAKIRLSPLEVRQQLALLVNKLQVFDSDADRQMEQIVAAIEDVKLADALAPVKKQIANYQFVEAAQALNRLLDSGM from the coding sequence ATGACCGACAACGCTTCCGAACCCTCCGAGCAGCTTCCGCGCCTGGCGTTGATCGGCGCTTGCCTGCTATTGCTCTGCGATGTTGCGGTAACCTTGTTTCAGCATGTCAGCAACCGTAGCGCATTGTCCGATTTTCTCAGTTTGGTATTACCCGGAATTACCGCGCTGTTGGTATTCGGCGGCTTATTGCTGCGGCCGCCGCGCGATACCTCGCTGGCTTCTCGAATACGCCGCAATTACGATGTGCTGGACTATCCGGTGGTCGTTGCCGACAACGCCTGCCGAATACGCGGGCTTAACCGCGCCGCCGAGTTGGTTGCCGGCAAAAGCGGCGAAGAACTGCTCAATTTACCGATACACGCCTGGTTTCACCCGCGCCAATTCGACGAAAGCGAATGCCGCTTGTGCCAACACATCAAAGCCGGAAAAGCCATGGCTGGCGCCGACTTCGCCTTTCCGGGCGATCGCTGGCAGGAAATCTCGCTGCAGCGTTTGAGCTCGCGCAACAATTGCGAATTGATCGAATTCCACATCGACGTTACGCCACGCAAGCGAGTCGAAGAACAGTTGACGCTGGCGATCGACGGCGCCCAACTCGGCTATTGGGATTGGGAATACCCAACCGGCAAGCATATAGTCAACCAACGCTGGCTCGATATGCTGGGCCTGAATCCGGACGAACTGGACAATTACGTCAGCGATTGGTCGCAGCGCTTGCACCCGGACGACCGGGAACGGGTGCGAACAATAGTCGATAAGCACATTGCCTGCCGCCGCCCCTATGTCGTGGAATTCCGCATGCGGCATAAACTCGGCCACTGGGTATGGATTCAAGGCTCCGGCGCAGTGGTCGCCCACGACCCGGTCAGCGGCCGCCCCACCCGTTTATGCGGTACGCATCAAGATATCAGCCAGCGGAAGCAATCCGAGACCAATTTGCAGGCCGCCTACCAAATCATCAGCCGCAGCGGTGCGGTAGTGCTGAAATGGAATAATTCCGAGGGCTTGCCGGTCGAATTCGCCACTGAGAACGCCCGCCAGCTTTTCGGCTACGGCGCGGAACAACTGGTCAACGGCGGCATGTTTTATGCGAACTTGATCCATCCCGACGATTTGGCCGCGTTTCAACGGGAAATCGAAGCCGGCGGCGAAACACTGGAATGCCAGGAAATCGTGCATCAACCTTACCGCATCGTCACCCACGGCGGCGGCATCAAGTGGGTGCAAGACCGTAAAATGATCGTTCGCAACGAGCAAGGCCGGATTACCGATTACCAGGGTCTGGTCAGCGATATCACCCAGCAACGCCAACAAAACCGGGCGATCCGCAACATCATTTCCAGCACCGTGCCGCAGAACGCGGAATCTTTGCTGGATAACTTGACCTTGCTGACTCTGGAAACGTTGGGGGCCGATTACGCCCTGGTCGCAGAAGTATTGGAGAACGGCCGGGCACGCAGCCTGTGTTTGTGCGCGCACGGCAAAATCGTGCCTAACCAGGAATTCAACTTGCTCGACTCGCCTTGCCGCACGGTCGCGGACGGCCGGATTTGCTGCTTCGAAAGCGGCGTCAGCCAACTTTTCCCGGCGGCGGAGTGGCTGCAAGCTCTTAATATAGAAGGCTATCTCGGCATCCCGCTGCAGGACAAGCAGCAAAAAAGCTTCGGTTACATTGCCGTGTCGTATTGCAAACCGATTCCGGACGCGACGTTCGCTACCGACATCCTAAAGCTGCTCGCGCTGCAAATCAGTGCGGAATTGGCGCGCAGCCGGGCCATAGACGCGTTGCAGGACCAGCAGCAGCGCTTGCTGGATGCCCAGAGCATTTCCCATATCGGCGACTGGCGCTGGCGTTTGGCGGACGGCCATTTCAGTTGGTCGGACGAAATGTACCGCATTACCGCGACCAACAAACAGGATTTTTCCCCGGATTTTTCCGCGATTGTGACCAGGCTGGTCCACCCGGAAGACCAGGCTTTTTTCAAATCGGCGATGCAGAACGGCGTCCACGGCGGCATTATCGATTTCCGCCACCGGATCGTGTTGAGCAACAAGGAAATCCGCCACGTGCACCAGCGCGGCAAGGCCCTGCGGGATGCCGACAACAAAACCGTGGGCGTACAGGGCACCATGCAAGACATCACCGACCGCCTGCAAGCCGAGCAACGGTTATTGGAGGCCAAGCAACAAGCGGAACAAGCTACCCGGGTCAAATCCGAATTTCTGGCCAATATGAGCCACGAAATCCGCACGCCGATGAATGCGATTATCGGCCTGGTAGAACTGTGCCTGAACACCGGCATCACCGCCAAACAACGCGACTACTTGGAACGGGTCGAAACTGCATCGCGCTCGCTGATGACCATCATCGACGATATTCTGGATTTCTCGAAGATGGAAGCCGGGAAAATGCAGTTGGAATCCACCCCGTTCGTGCTCGAGGAAATGCTGGATAACGTGTTTTCCACGATGTCGGAACTCAGTGCCCGCAAAGGTCTGGCACTGGTCCGGCCGCCGGCCGACCAGACCCGTCTGGCGGTAGTCGGCGACCCGCAGCGCTTGCGGCAAATATTCATCAACTTGATCGGTAACGCCATCAAGTTCACCGAGCAGGGCGAGATCAAAGTCACGCTCAACGAATTAAGCCGTTCGGCGCAGCAGACCTGCATGCAATTCAGCATCAGCGATACCGGCATCGGCATGAACGCGGAGATGCAAGCCAGACTGTTTCAAGCCTTCAGCCAGGGCGACAGCAGCGTTACCCGCAATTACGGCGGCACCGGACTCGGTCTGATCATTTCCAAACAACTCGTCGAACAAATGGGAGGCAGCATCAGCGTCTCGAGCCGGGAAAACGTCGGCTCGACGTTCACGTTCAGCGTCAAATTGGGCATCAGCAACATGGCCTCGATCCGGCAAGCGCAATACCAGCGCAAAAATACGCTGGACGTCGACAAGCTGCATACCATAGCCGGAGCCCGGGTGTTGTTGGTCGAGGATAACGAGGTGAACCGGATTGTCGCAATCGAATTACTCAACCAAGCCGGCATCGAGGTCGAAGTGGCCGAAAACGGCGAAATCGCGCTGCAAAAACTGCAACAAACCGCATTCGACTGCGTCTTGATGGACGTACAAATGCCGGTGATGGACGGCTACCAAACCACTCAGCAATTGCGATCGATTCCAGGCTGCCAAACCCTGCCGGTGATCGCGATGACGGCCAATGCGATGAGCAACGACCGCAACAAATGCCTGCAAGCGGATATGGACGATTTCGTCAGCAAGCCGATTTTGCCGGAAACCCTCTACGCGGCGCTGGTAAAGTGGATTACGCCGCGCAACCTGACCCAGCCGAACCTACCGCCGCCGGACGCTGCCAACAACCATATCCCTTACCTTTACGGTATCGACAGCATGGTCGGCTTACAACACACGGCCGGGAACCGCACGGTTTATCGTAAGATCCTGCAAAAATTTGCCGAAAACCATGCCGATACCATGAACGAGATCAATCAGGCCCTCGCCGACAACAATTACGATAAAGTTTACCAATTAGTCCATACTTTAAAGGGATTGGTCGGCTCACTCGGCGCGCTACAGTTGCAAAGCCATTTGTTCAGGCTGGAGGAATGCTTGGCGGCTAACTCATCCGAGCGCGCGAACCAGGCGGCAATCGAGCACAATATTGCCGCGACCGCGTCGGAAATGGCCAAAGTGATTCGCGGCATCAACAGCGCACTGCCGGCCGGCGCCGAACCCGAAGCGAAAATCCGCTTGTCGCCGTTAGAAGTGAGGCAACAACTGGCATTACTGGTCAACAAATTACAAGTCTTCGACTCGGATGCGGACCGGCAGATGGAACAAATCGTGGCCGCAATCGAAGACGTAAAACTGGCGGACGCCTTGGCACCGGTCAAAAAGCAAATCGCCAACTACCAATTCGTGGAAGCCGCCCAGGCACTGAACCGTTTACTGGACTCAGGAATGTAA
- the recO gene encoding DNA repair protein RecO — translation MDGDAVYLQPAFVLQHRPYRETSVLLDVLTRDFGLVPILAKGVRKPKSKTAGLLMPFSALKLSYVGKHELKVLADAEYVDSYSLQSLALYCGFYVNELVGIFVHKADPQPGIFALYIRCLHELSAAQNIEQTLRYFELDLLREAGYAVDLAYSADGEPIAAGRRYNFVADYGMAQADGGVVGGDTLALLAGRSELPAAALAEAKALLRKMLDGHLQGRHLRSRAVLAKIIKRL, via the coding sequence ATGGACGGCGACGCCGTTTATTTGCAGCCTGCGTTCGTCTTGCAACATCGGCCGTACCGGGAAACCAGCGTGTTGTTAGATGTGCTTACCCGCGATTTCGGCCTGGTCCCGATCTTGGCCAAAGGGGTCAGAAAACCGAAATCCAAGACGGCCGGTTTGTTGATGCCGTTTTCTGCGTTAAAGCTGTCCTATGTCGGCAAGCACGAACTGAAAGTCCTGGCCGATGCCGAATACGTCGACAGCTATTCGCTACAGAGCTTGGCTTTGTATTGCGGTTTTTATGTCAACGAATTGGTCGGTATCTTCGTGCATAAGGCTGATCCCCAGCCGGGCATCTTCGCGCTGTACATTCGTTGTTTGCACGAATTGTCCGCGGCGCAGAATATCGAACAAACCCTACGCTATTTCGAGCTGGATTTGTTGCGAGAAGCAGGCTATGCCGTCGATTTGGCATACAGCGCCGACGGCGAGCCGATCGCCGCCGGCCGGCGGTACAATTTTGTCGCAGATTACGGCATGGCGCAGGCCGACGGCGGCGTGGTCGGCGGCGATACGTTGGCTCTGCTGGCCGGCCGATCTGAGTTGCCGGCTGCGGCATTGGCCGAAGCAAAAGCCTTGCTCAGGAAAATGCTGGATGGTCACTTGCAAGGTCGGCATCTGCGCAGCCGTGCGGTTTTAGCCAAAATAATCAAACGTTTATAA
- a CDS encoding diguanylate cyclase domain-containing protein, producing MENPKAHTVLAVDDSPENLDLIKNILEPYYHVKVAVNSELALQIAASQLPDLILLDIVMDGTDGYQTCLQLKAQDKTRNIPIIFLTAKHSEEDEVHGFRIGGNDYITKPFSPSIVLARVRTQIQLKTKSDLLEKLASLDGLTEIPNRRAFDAALERQWNQSKRTGMPLSLMIADIDSFKQYNDFYGHPMGDECLKRVAGALQSMTHRPEDLVARLGGEEFAILLPNTDSIGAMLRAEQYREAVEALKIRHVSNNPTAFVTISAGVASLRAHAHDQYAILLKAADDALYQAKNQGRNRVCANNLTEIP from the coding sequence ATGGAAAACCCGAAGGCCCATACCGTGCTGGCAGTGGATGACAGTCCGGAAAATTTGGATTTAATCAAAAACATATTGGAGCCTTACTACCACGTCAAAGTCGCCGTCAACAGCGAATTGGCGTTGCAAATTGCCGCCAGCCAGTTGCCGGATCTGATCCTGCTGGATATCGTGATGGACGGGACCGATGGCTACCAGACTTGCCTGCAACTCAAAGCGCAGGACAAGACCCGCAACATACCGATCATTTTTCTGACGGCCAAACATTCCGAAGAGGACGAAGTGCACGGCTTTCGCATCGGCGGCAACGATTACATTACCAAGCCCTTCTCTCCATCCATCGTCTTGGCCCGGGTCAGAACCCAAATCCAACTGAAAACCAAATCCGATTTGCTGGAAAAATTGGCATCGCTGGACGGTTTGACCGAGATCCCCAACCGCCGCGCCTTCGATGCGGCCCTGGAACGGCAATGGAACCAATCCAAACGTACCGGCATGCCGCTGTCGTTGATGATCGCCGATATCGATTCGTTCAAACAATACAACGACTTTTACGGCCACCCGATGGGCGACGAATGTTTGAAACGGGTCGCTGGTGCATTGCAAAGCATGACCCACCGCCCCGAAGATTTGGTGGCGCGGCTCGGCGGCGAGGAGTTCGCGATTTTGCTGCCCAATACCGACAGCATCGGCGCCATGCTGCGGGCCGAACAATACCGCGAGGCCGTCGAGGCTTTGAAAATCCGCCACGTCAGCAACAACCCCACAGCATTCGTCACCATCTCCGCCGGGGTCGCCAGTTTACGGGCCCATGCCCACGACCAATACGCGATCTTGTTAAAAGCGGCAGACGATGCGTTATATCAAGCCAAAAATCAAGGCCGTAACCGGGTCTGCGCCAACAACCTGACAGAGATTCCGTGA
- the pdxJ gene encoding pyridoxine 5'-phosphate synthase, with product MTKQPILLGVNIDHVATLRQARGTRYPEPVQAALLAEQAGADGITAHLREDRRHIQDRDIRLLKELLHTRLNLEMAVTEPMLAIACAVQPHACCLVPERREELTTEGGLDVAGAAGRMFEACRQLAEAGIEVSLFIDPDMRQIDAALAAGAPVVELHTGRYADAETPGERERELQRIRDAAAYAHAAGLQVNAGHGLNLHNVEAICRIDAIVELNIGHALIAQALFSGLEQAVRDMKRVMREARLHG from the coding sequence ATGACAAAACAACCTATATTGCTGGGCGTCAATATCGATCACGTCGCAACACTGCGGCAAGCCAGAGGCACTCGTTACCCGGAGCCGGTGCAGGCCGCTTTACTGGCCGAACAGGCCGGTGCCGACGGCATCACGGCTCATTTGCGCGAGGATAGGCGACATATTCAGGACCGGGATATTCGCTTGTTGAAGGAGTTGTTGCACACCCGGTTGAATCTGGAAATGGCGGTCACCGAGCCGATGTTGGCCATCGCCTGCGCAGTGCAGCCGCATGCGTGCTGTCTGGTGCCGGAGCGGCGCGAGGAATTAACGACCGAAGGCGGACTGGATGTTGCCGGCGCTGCCGGCAGGATGTTTGAAGCTTGTCGGCAGTTAGCCGAGGCCGGTATCGAAGTCTCGTTGTTTATCGATCCCGATATGCGCCAAATCGACGCGGCGCTGGCCGCCGGTGCGCCGGTGGTCGAGTTGCATACCGGCCGCTATGCCGATGCCGAAACTCCGGGCGAGCGCGAACGGGAGCTGCAGCGGATTCGCGATGCGGCGGCATATGCCCACGCCGCCGGCTTACAGGTCAATGCCGGACACGGTTTAAATCTGCACAACGTCGAAGCCATTTGCCGGATCGACGCGATCGTCGAATTGAATATCGGCCACGCCTTAATCGCTCAGGCTTTGTTTTCCGGTCTGGAGCAGGCGGTCAGGGATATGAAACGGGTGATGCGAGAGGCGCGTTTGCACGGTTAG
- a CDS encoding sigma-54 interaction domain-containing protein produces MDNFNSIIGQSPAIEALIRSARIVAATDVTVLIKGETGTGKEVLATAIQKDSPRANKPFITLNCAALPEGLVESEIFGHKKGAFTGAISDKQGLFQAADGGTLFLDEINSLPISIQSKLLRFLESGECLPVGGTKPYTVNVRVIAASNADLTKLIENSEFRQDLYFRLNVVPLEIPSLHQRSEDIEELAKHFFAHFSAMHSLEPPTFSRQALKALRNYKWPGNVRELRNLCERLSILLSGKVIETENLPHEFSRGTVAPGPEFTLPELGLQLDALEADMILQALTRTKGNRSKSARLLGISRDTLLYRIQKHGLATH; encoded by the coding sequence GTGGATAACTTCAATTCTATTATTGGACAGTCTCCGGCCATAGAAGCTTTAATCCGCAGCGCCCGTATCGTCGCGGCAACCGACGTTACCGTGTTGATTAAAGGCGAAACCGGCACCGGAAAAGAGGTGCTCGCCACGGCAATCCAAAAGGACAGCCCGCGCGCCAATAAGCCTTTTATCACTTTGAATTGCGCCGCTCTGCCCGAGGGTTTGGTCGAGTCGGAGATTTTCGGCCATAAAAAAGGCGCATTTACCGGGGCGATTTCCGACAAGCAGGGTTTGTTCCAAGCCGCGGACGGCGGCACGCTGTTTCTGGACGAAATTAACTCGTTACCGATCAGTATCCAGTCCAAGCTGTTACGTTTTCTGGAATCCGGCGAATGCCTGCCGGTCGGCGGCACCAAACCTTACACCGTCAACGTGCGCGTCATCGCCGCATCCAACGCCGATTTGACCAAATTGATCGAAAACAGCGAATTTCGCCAAGACTTATATTTCCGCCTGAACGTGGTGCCGTTGGAAATCCCGTCCTTACATCAGCGTAGCGAGGACATCGAAGAACTAGCCAAGCATTTCTTCGCCCATTTCTCGGCAATGCATTCGTTGGAGCCGCCAACCTTTAGCAGACAAGCCTTAAAAGCGTTGCGCAACTACAAATGGCCGGGCAACGTGCGCGAACTACGCAACCTGTGCGAAAGGCTCAGCATCCTGCTGTCCGGCAAAGTCATCGAGACGGAAAACCTGCCGCACGAATTTAGCCGCGGCACGGTGGCGCCTGGCCCCGAATTCACGCTGCCGGAATTGGGCCTGCAACTGGATGCACTGGAAGCCGATATGATTTTACAGGCGCTGACCAGAACCAAAGGCAACCGCAGCAAATCCGCCAGACTGCTAGGTATATCGCGCGATACGCTACTGTATCGGATTCAGAAACACGGCTTAGCCACCCACTAA
- a CDS encoding sulfite exporter TauE/SafE family protein, with translation MHVYLDFNASYLAAFVMGLLSSLHCIGMCGSIIGTLTYSLKPELRNDKRRLFEIVLNYNLGRIFSYALAGALVGAVQIFLSMPFSQGQAHRLLQILSAAVMAGAGLYLGGWFPRFAYIEKMGSRFWKCIEPLGRRLIPVQNRTQALLFGMVWGWLPCGLIYTALALAATAQGIVHSAMTMLAFGLGTLPAVMGIGIMTSFLTRLSRLRQFKHAVGALFIIFALLAAFPWLNPMRVEHIMTY, from the coding sequence ATGCACGTTTATCTCGATTTCAACGCATCGTATCTTGCCGCATTCGTGATGGGCCTGCTCAGCAGCCTGCATTGCATCGGCATGTGCGGCTCCATCATCGGCACACTGACGTATAGCCTGAAACCCGAGCTGCGCAACGACAAGCGGCGTTTGTTCGAAATCGTACTGAATTACAACCTGGGGCGAATTTTCAGCTACGCGCTGGCCGGAGCCTTGGTCGGCGCCGTGCAAATATTCTTGAGCATGCCGTTCAGCCAAGGCCAAGCGCACCGGTTGTTGCAGATTTTATCCGCCGCCGTGATGGCCGGCGCCGGCCTGTACCTGGGCGGCTGGTTCCCGCGTTTTGCCTATATCGAAAAAATGGGCTCGCGTTTTTGGAAATGCATCGAACCCCTGGGCCGGCGCCTGATTCCGGTGCAGAACCGCACCCAGGCCTTACTGTTCGGCATGGTTTGGGGCTGGCTGCCGTGCGGCTTGATCTACACGGCCTTGGCGTTGGCAGCGACCGCCCAAGGAATAGTCCACAGCGCAATGACCATGCTGGCCTTCGGGTTGGGGACTTTACCAGCCGTGATGGGAATCGGTATAATGACTTCGTTTCTGACTCGGCTTTCCAGACTGCGCCAATTCAAGCATGCGGTCGGGGCCTTGTTTATCATTTTCGCATTATTGGCAGCCTTTCCTTGGCTAAACCCGATGCGCGTTGAACACATTATGACGTATTGA
- the epmB gene encoding EF-P beta-lysylation protein EpmB → MNTPSATWQQALADAFDSVADLCAYLQLSPADLSLPRQATAFPLRVPRDFAARMQAGNPNDPLLRQVLPDLAELNDYPGYTDDPVGDLQAVAQTGVIHKYHGRILLIATGACAVHCRYCFRRNFPYGELQLSGQKIDSALAYVEQRPDIGEVILSGGDPLLLSDAKLERLMRRFAEIDHIKRIRIHTRTPVVLPQRITDELLAAFSALPAQIVMVLHVNHAQELSDSVKRICTELRRCDVTLLNQSVLLKEINDDGERLRELSEKLFSFNILPYYLHLLDRASGVGHFEVSEAEARSLHQYLQRHLPGYLVPKLVKEQAGAAFKIPIC, encoded by the coding sequence TTGAACACCCCGTCCGCCACATGGCAACAGGCGTTGGCCGATGCCTTCGACAGCGTTGCCGACTTGTGCGCCTATCTGCAACTTTCACCCGCCGATTTGAGTTTACCTCGCCAAGCCACTGCATTTCCGCTGCGGGTTCCGCGCGATTTTGCAGCGCGCATGCAAGCCGGTAACCCTAACGACCCGCTGCTACGCCAAGTGTTGCCGGATCTGGCCGAATTAAACGATTACCCCGGCTACACCGACGACCCGGTCGGCGATTTGCAAGCCGTGGCCCAAACCGGCGTTATCCACAAATACCACGGCCGGATTCTGCTGATCGCCACCGGCGCTTGCGCGGTGCACTGCCGCTACTGTTTTCGCAGAAACTTTCCTTACGGCGAACTGCAATTGTCCGGCCAGAAAATCGACAGCGCGCTGGCTTACGTCGAGCAACGCCCGGACATCGGCGAAGTGATTCTGAGCGGCGGCGATCCGTTGCTGCTCAGCGACGCCAAACTCGAACGGCTTATGCGCCGCTTCGCCGAAATTGACCATATAAAGCGCATCCGAATCCATACCCGCACCCCGGTCGTGCTGCCGCAACGCATAACCGACGAGCTGTTGGCGGCATTTTCGGCGCTGCCGGCCCAGATCGTCATGGTTTTACACGTTAACCACGCCCAAGAACTCAGCGATTCGGTTAAACGAATCTGCACAGAACTCAGACGTTGCGACGTCACGCTGTTAAACCAAAGCGTGTTGTTAAAGGAAATCAACGATGACGGCGAACGGCTACGCGAGCTCAGCGAGAAATTATTCAGCTTTAATATACTGCCCTACTACCTGCATCTGCTGGACCGCGCCAGCGGCGTCGGCCATTTCGAAGTCAGCGAAGCGGAAGCGCGCAGTTTGCACCAATACCTGCAACGCCATTTGCCCGGCTATTTGGTCCCGAAGCTGGTCAAGGAACAAGCCGGAGCGGCCTTTAAAATCCCGATTTGCTAG